The Candidatus Polarisedimenticolaceae bacterium DNA window TCAAGGCGGGAAAAGAGCTCGACCAGACGCTGAACCGCTGACGCGTTGCGTCAGTCGAGGACGACGAGCGTCGCGCCCGACTCGACCGTGATGCCCGGCGTCACAGGGACGGCGCGCACGCGTCCGGCGCGCGGCGCTTCGATCTCGTTCTCCATCTTCATCGCCTCGACGACGACGAGTCCCTGACCCTTGCGCACCTCGTCCCCTTCGCCGACGAGGACGCGGACGACCTTCCCCGGCATGATCGAGGCCACGTCGGTCGGACCGGCGCGACGGTGGATCTCGTCCCTCCCCGACCGCGCGTCGTCGGCGAGCTCGACGACCTGCTCGCTCGCGCCGTGGCGGACGACATAGCGGGCTCCCGATGACTCGACCGCGACCTCGTACGACTTGCCCTCGTAGAGGAAGGAGTAGAAATCGGCCTCGAGCTTTCGGGCGTCGACGAGGTGCTCGGTCCCGTCGAGGACGACGGCGTAGCGCCCGTCGACGCGCGTCACGATCGCGTCGTGCACCTTCTCGCCGAGCTTGAGCGCGAACTTCATCGGAGCGCCCCGGTGCGCGCCGCCTGCTTCCACCGCGACGGACGTCCGCCCGGCCCCGTCTGCGATTGACGTTCGAGGCGCCGGAAGTGCGCGACCGCCGCCGCGAGGAGCGCGATCTCCTCGAGCCACGGGTCGGCAGCCGGGGCCACGAGCTCCGGATGCTCCTCGAGGAAGCCGGTGTGCAGGTCGCCCGCGAGAAACGCCGGATGTGTCATGACGCGCCGGTGGAAGTTGATCGAGGTCTTGATCCCGTCGATCCGCAGCTCGTTCAAGGCGCGCGCCATCCGCGCCGCCGCCTCGGCGCGATCGTGGCCCCACGCGATGAGCTTGGCGAGCATCGGGTCGTAGAAGACCGGGACGGTGAAACCCCCGTACACGCCGCCGTCGTAGCGAACCCCGGGGCCGGTCGGAGCGCGCAGCGCACGGATCGTTCCCGGGGCCGGCATGAAGTTCCGTTCGGGATCCTCCGCGATGATGCGGCATTCGATGGCGTGCCCCCGCGGGACCAGGCCGTCCTGCCTGAAGGGAAGCTTGCCTCCGGCCGCGATGCCGATCATCGCCTTCACGAGGTCGACCCCGTAGATCATCTCGGTGACCGGGTGCTCGACCTGGAGACGCGTGTTCATCTCCATGAAGTAGAAGCTGCCGTCGGCGCCGCGGAGCATCTCGATCGTCCCCGCGCTCACGTAGCCGCAAGCCCGCGCCGCCTTGACCGCGATCTCGCCGATGCGAGCGCGCGTCGCCGCGTCGAGGACCGGCGACGGCGCCTCCTCGATGAGCTTCTGGTGCCGGCGCTGGATCGAGCATTCGCGCTCGCCGAGGTGGACGCAGCTCCCGTGCGCGTCCGCGAGGACCTGGACCTCGATGTGGCGCGGGCGCTCGACGTACTTCTCGAGGAAGACGGTGGCGTCGCCGAACGCCGAGCCCGCCTCGCCCTTCGCCTGCGCGAGGAGCGAAGGCAGCTCCGCCTCCGACCGGACGATGCGCATCCCCCGGCCGCCGCCCCCCGCCGACGCTTTCAGGAGGACCGGGAAGCCGATGCGCCGCGCCTCGGCGACCGCGTGCTCCGCGCTCTCGAGCGGCGGCGTCCCCGGCACGACCGGCACGCCCGCCGTCATCATGAGATTGCGCGCGCGCACCTTGTCGCCCATCGCCTCCATCGCCTCGGGCGGAGGGCCGACGAAGACGACACCGGCGTCGCGGCAGGCCCGCGCGAACGCGGGGTTCTCGGAGAGGAACCCGTATCCCGGATGGATCGCTTCGGCGCCGCTCTGCTTCGCCGCGTCCAGGATCCTATCGATCCGGAGGTACGACTCGGTCGAGGGCGGAGGGCCGATCGGGTAGGCCTCGTGCGCGAAGCGGACGTGCTGCGCGTCGCGGTCGGCCTCGGAGTAGACCGCGACCGTGCGGATGCCGATCTCGTGGCACGCGCGGATGATGCGGACCGCGATCTCGCCGCGATTCGCGACCAGGAGCTTCGTGAAGCGGCGGCCCATCAGAGCGGGATGTTGCCGTGCTTGCGCGGGGGGTTCGTGTCGCGCTTGTTCTCGAGGAGGCGAAGGCAGGAGATGAGCTTGCGCCGGGTCGTCGCGGGCTCGATGACCTCGTCGACGTAGCCGCGCTCGGCGGCGATCCACGGGTTCGCGAACTTGTCCTTGTACTCGGCGACCTTCGCGGCGCGGAGGGCGGCGCCGTCGCCCGCGGCGCCGATCTCGCCCCTGTGGATGATGTTGACGGCGCCGTCGGACCCCATGACCGCGATCTCGGCCGAGGGCCAGGCGAAGTTGAAGTCGGCGCGGATGTGCTTCGACGCCATGACGCAGTACGCGCCGCCGTAAGCCTTGCGGGTGATGACGGTGAGCTTCGGGACCGTCGCCTCGGCGAACGCGTAGAGCAGCTTCGCGCCGTGGAGGATGATCCCGCCGAACTCCTGCTCGGTGCCCGGGAGGAAGCCCGGCACGTCCTCGAAGACGACGAGCGGGATGTTGAAGCAGTCGCAGAAACGGACGAAGCGCGCGCCCTTGACCGAGGCGTTGATGTCGAGGCATCCCGCCAAGACCGCCGGCTGGTTCGCGACGACGCCGACCGGCCGCCCGCCAAGACGCGCGAAGCCGACGACGATGTTCTTCGCGAAGTGCTCGTGAACCTCGAGGAAGCTTCCGCGGTCGACGACGGCGTCGAGCACCTTCTTGATGTCGTAGGGCTGGTTCGAAGCCTCCGGCACGATCGAGTTCAGGGCGACGTCGGCCCGGTCGTCGGGATCGTCGGTCGGCCTCTCCGGCGCGTCGTCCATGTTGTTCGAAGGCATGTAGGCGAGCATCGCCCGCACGAGCATCAGGGCGTCGCGATCGTCGGCGGCCGCGAAGTGGGCGACCCCGGAGGTCGCGTTGTGGGTCATGGCGCCGCCGAGCTTCTCCTTCGTGACCTCCTCGTGCGTGACGGTGCGGATGACGTCGGGACCGGTGATGAACATGTACGAGGTGTCGCGGACCATGATCGTGAAGTCGGTGATCGCCGGCGAGTAGACCGCGCCGCCGGCGCAGGGGCCCATGATGACCGAGATCTGCGGGACGACCCCCGACGCGAGCGTGTTGCGCAGGAAGATGTCGGCGTACCCCGCGAGCGAGACGACGCCCTCCTGGATGCGCGCGCCGCCGGAGTCGTTCAGGCCGATGACCGGGCATCCGGCCTTCATGGCGAGATCCATGACCTTGCAGATCTTCGCCGCGAACGTCTCGGAGAGCGAGCCGCCGAAGACGGTGAAGTCCTGCGCGAAGACGAACACGGTGCGCCCGTCGATCCGGCCGTGGCCGGTGACGACCCCGTCGCCGGGGAAGCGCTGCGTCTCCATGCCGAAGTCGTGGCTCCGGTGGACGACGAGCGCATCGAGCTCCTCGAACGACCCGGGGTCGAGCATGGTCTCGATCCGCTCGCGCGCGGTGAGCTTCCCTGCGGCGTGCTGCTTGGCGACGCGCTCGTCTCCGCCGCCCTTGCGGGCGGCGGCGTAGCGCTCGCGCATCGAGTCGAGGGGCGTGTCCGGCATCCGGATCAGGCCTTGAGCTTGGCCCAGTCTTCGAGGAACTTCTTGAGCCCGTTCTCGGTGAGCGGGTGCTCGTAGAGCTGCATCATGACCTTGAACGGCATCGTGCCGACGTCGGCGCCGGCGAGCGCCGAATCGACGACGTGGAGCGGGTGCCGGATCGAGGCCGCGAGGATCTGCGTCGTGTAGCCGTAGTTGTCGTAGATCGCGCGGATCTGCCGGATCAGGTCCATCCCCTCGTGGGAGATGTCGTCGAGGCGGCCGACGAACGGCGAGATGAACGTCGCGTCGCACTTCGCGGCCAAGAGCGCCTGCGACGGCGAGAAGCAGAGCGTGACGTTGACGTGAATCCCCTGCGCGCGGAGGGCCTTGCACGCGCGCAGGCCTTCCTTCGTGAGCGGAACCTTGATCGTGACGTTCTTGTGGATCTTCGCGAGCGGCGCCGCCTGCGCCATCATCCCGTCGTAGTCGAGCGCCGTGACCTCCGCGGAGATCGGGCCGTCGACGATCGTCGTGATCTCGCGGATGACGTCCTCGAACTTGCGCCCCTCCTTCGCGACGAGCGAAGGATTCGTCGTGACGCCGTCCAGGATGCCGAGCCGTGCCGCCTCGCGGATCTCGTCGAGATTCGCGGTGTCGATGAAGAACTTCATGACGCGTCTCCCGGGGAGTCGTCGACGGGATCGTCCTCGACCCCGCCGGTGTCGTCGGGGTCGGGGGCGGTGGCGACCGGCGCCGACTTGCCCTCTTCCTCGCGCTCGGCGGTGCGGATCGCGGCGACGACCTGGTCCCCTTCTTCCATCTGGATGAGGCGGACGCCCTGGGTGGCCCGCCCGATGCGGCTGATCCCGGAGGCGTCCATGCGGATGATCTTGCCGTGCGTCGTGATGAGGAGGACCTGATCCTCGTCCGAGATCTCCGTCGCGCCCACGACGAGGCCGTTCCTCCCCGTCGTGCGGATGTTGATGATCCCGGAGCCTCCGCGTCCCTGGAGGCGATACTCGGCGACCGCGGTCCTCTTGCCGTACCCGTTCGCGGTCATCGAGAGGACGTCGGGCTTGCCCGAGAGGACCTCCATCTCGACGAGACGGTCGTCCTCGGCCATGCGGATCCCGATGACCCCGCGCGCGTTCCGTCCCATCGGACGGACGTCGGTCTCCTTGTAGCGGATCGACTTGCCCTTGGCGGTCGCCATGAAGATCTCGCTCTCGCCGTTCGAGAGGTCGACGCCGAGGACGTCGTCGCCCGGGTCGAGCGTGAGCGCGATGATCCCGTTCGCACGCACGTTCGAGAACGCGGAGAGCGCCGTCTTCTTGATGTAGCCCTTGCGCGATGCCATGACGACGTACTTGCCCTCGGCGAACTCGCGCACGTTGAGCATCGCGCAGACCTTCTCGTCGGGGCCGATCTGGATCATGTTGACGACCGGCCGGCCGCGCCCCGAGCTCGACACGTCGGGGATCTCGTGGACCTTGAGCCAGTACATCTTCCCGGACGACGTGAAGACGAGGATGTAGTCGTGGGTCGAGGCGACGAACAGGTGCCGGACGGCGTCCTCGTCGCGTGTCGTCATGCCGATGCGGCCCTTGCCGCCCCGCCGCTGCGACCGGTAGGTCGAGAGCGCCGTCCGCTTGATGTAGCCGGTGTGGCTGACCGTGATGACGACCTCTTCCTCCTGGATGAGGTCCTCGATCGAAATCTCCTCGGCGTGGGCGACGATCTCGGTGCGGCGTGCGTCGGAGAACTGCTCCTTGAGCGCTTCGAGCTCGCCCACGACGATGTCGAGCTGCATGCGCTCGCTCGCCAAGATCGCCTTCAGCTTCTCGATGAGCTTGAGCGTCTCCTCGTACTCGTCGACGATCTTCTGCCGCTCGAGCCCCGTGAGGCGCTGGAGGCGCATGTCGAGGATCGCCTGCGCCTGGAGCTCGGAGAAGTGGAAGCGGAGCCGCAGGGCCTCCTTCGCTTCCGGCGGCGTCTTCGCGGCGCGGATGATCGAGATGACCTCGTCGAGGTTGTCGATCGCAATCTTGAGACCTTCCAAGATGTGCGCGCGCTCTTCCGCCTTCCTGAGGTCGTACTGCGTTCGGCGCACGACGACCTCGCGGCGGAACTCGACGAAGTGCCGGAGCATCTCCTTGAGCGGCAGGACCTGCGGCCGGCCGTGGACGATCGCGAGGTTGATGACGCCGAACGTCGACTGGAGCTTCGTGAACTTGTAGAGGTTGTTCAGGATGACGCCGGGGTTCTCGTCTCGCTTCAGCTCGAGGACCATCCGGATCCCGTCGCGATCCGACTCGTCGCGGATGTCGGAGATTCCCTCGATCCGCTTGTCGCGCACGAGGCTCGCGATCTCTTCGATGAGGAGCGCCTTGTTCACCTGGTAAGGCAGCTCGGTGACGATGATCGCTTGACGGTCCTTCCGGTGCGGCAGCTCTTCGATCGACGCGCGGCCCCGCATGATGATGCGGCCGCGCCCCGTCTCGTACGCGGAACGGATGCCGGACACCCCGTAGATGAACCCCGCCGTGGGAAAGTCGGGGCCCGGGATCACCTTCATCAGCTCGGGAAGCTGCACGTCGTTGTCGGCGACGTAGAGTTTGATCGCGTCGATGACCTCGCCGAGGTTGTGCGGCGGGATGTTCGTCGCCATGCCGACGGCGATGCCGGCGGAGCCGTTGACGAGCAGATTCGGGAAGGCCGCCGGCAGAACGAGCGGCTCGGTCTCGGAGTCGTCGTAGTTCGACCCGAAGTCGACGGTTTCTTTCTCGATGTCGCGCGTCATCTCGTGCGCGAGCTTGTCGAGGCGGATCTCGGTGTAGCGCATCGCCGCCGGCGGATCGCCGTCGACGGAGCCGAAGTTCCCCTGACCGTCGACGAGCGTGTAGCGCATCGAGAAGTCTTGGGCGAGCCGGACGATGGTGTCGTAGACCGCCTGGTCGCCGTGCGGATGGAACCGGCCGATGACGGTGCCGACGGTGCGGGCGGATTTCTTGTACGGCTTGTCCGCCGTGTTGCCGGTGTCGTACATCGCGTAGAGGACACGGCGGTGGACCGGCTTGAGCCCGTCCCGGACGTCCGGGAGCGCGCGCCCGATGATCACGCTCATCGCGTAATCGAGGTAGCTCCGCCGCATCTCCTCTTCGATGTTGATCGGCAGCTTGTTTTCGGCTTCGTTCATTCCTGGTTCCTACTGCCGGCGTTGGCGACCGCCCCACCGGTCGACCGTCGACAGTCGACAGCTCAGATGTCGAGGTTGCGCGCGTCGAGCGCGTTGTCCTCGATGAATTGGCGGCGCGGCTCGACCGCGTCGCCCATCAGGATCGAGAAGAGGTTGTCGGCCGCGACGGCGTCCTCGATGCGGACCTCGAGGATGCGGCGGCGCGCCGGATCCATCGTCGTCTCCCAGAGCTGGTCGGGGTTCATCTCGCCGAGGCCCTTGTAGCGCTGGATGACGAGACCCTTCTTGCCGGCCTCCATGAGGTGCGTGAGGAGCTCCTTCTTGCTGTCGAGGCTGGCGACGTCGCCGTTGTGACGGACGACGAGCGGACCCTTCGCCACCGTCGAGATCGTCGGCTGCAGCTTGCGCATCTGCCGCATCTCGACCGCCTGCCACAGCTCGAGGTTGACGAAGAACTCGCGGCGGCCGCGGACGGCCGACCGTACGCGGAGCTGCAACAACCCGTGCTCCTCGTCCGGCTCGGGGGCCGAGACGTCATGGCCGAGCGCCGCGAGCCGCGCGCCCAAGGCCTCGAGCTTCGCGCGGCTCTCGAAGTCGGTCCGCGCGTCGATGCCTCCGTCCAGGATCGCCTCGACGCTGCCCGGATCGATCCCCATGCGCTCGATCGCTCCGAGATACTGGTCGTGATCGATCAGCGATTGGAGCAGGTGGTGGAGCTCGGTGCCCGAGATGACGCGGCCGCCGGCTTCGACGACACGCTCTTCGGTCGCCTTGCGGATGACGAAGGCGTTGAGCTCCTTGTCGTTGGCGAGGTACTGCTCTTCCTTGCCCCTCTTCACCTTGTAGAGCGGCGGGCAGGCGATGAAGACGTGGCCCTTGTCGATGAGAGGGCGCATCTGGCGGTAGAAGAAG harbors:
- a CDS encoding biotin/lipoyl-containing protein codes for the protein MKFALKLGEKVHDAIVTRVDGRYAVVLDGTEHLVDARKLEADFYSFLYEGKSYEVAVESSGARYVVRHGASEQVVELADDARSGRDEIHRRAGPTDVASIMPGKVVRVLVGEGDEVRKGQGLVVVEAMKMENEIEAPRAGRVRAVPVTPGITVESGATLVVLD
- the accC gene encoding acetyl-CoA carboxylase biotin carboxylase subunit encodes the protein MGRRFTKLLVANRGEIAVRIIRACHEIGIRTVAVYSEADRDAQHVRFAHEAYPIGPPPSTESYLRIDRILDAAKQSGAEAIHPGYGFLSENPAFARACRDAGVVFVGPPPEAMEAMGDKVRARNLMMTAGVPVVPGTPPLESAEHAVAEARRIGFPVLLKASAGGGGRGMRIVRSEAELPSLLAQAKGEAGSAFGDATVFLEKYVERPRHIEVQVLADAHGSCVHLGERECSIQRRHQKLIEEAPSPVLDAATRARIGEIAVKAARACGYVSAGTIEMLRGADGSFYFMEMNTRLQVEHPVTEMIYGVDLVKAMIGIAAGGKLPFRQDGLVPRGHAIECRIIAEDPERNFMPAPGTIRALRAPTGPGVRYDGGVYGGFTVPVFYDPMLAKLIAWGHDRAEAAARMARALNELRIDGIKTSINFHRRVMTHPAFLAGDLHTGFLEEHPELVAPAADPWLEEIALLAAAVAHFRRLERQSQTGPGGRPSRWKQAARTGALR
- the fsa gene encoding fructose-6-phosphate aldolase; its protein translation is MKFFIDTANLDEIREAARLGILDGVTTNPSLVAKEGRKFEDVIREITTIVDGPISAEVTALDYDGMMAQAAPLAKIHKNVTIKVPLTKEGLRACKALRAQGIHVNVTLCFSPSQALLAAKCDATFISPFVGRLDDISHEGMDLIRQIRAIYDNYGYTTQILAASIRHPLHVVDSALAGADVGTMPFKVMMQLYEHPLTENGLKKFLEDWAKLKA
- a CDS encoding acyl-CoA carboxylase subunit beta; amino-acid sequence: MPDTPLDSMRERYAAARKGGGDERVAKQHAAGKLTARERIETMLDPGSFEELDALVVHRSHDFGMETQRFPGDGVVTGHGRIDGRTVFVFAQDFTVFGGSLSETFAAKICKVMDLAMKAGCPVIGLNDSGGARIQEGVVSLAGYADIFLRNTLASGVVPQISVIMGPCAGGAVYSPAITDFTIMVRDTSYMFITGPDVIRTVTHEEVTKEKLGGAMTHNATSGVAHFAAADDRDALMLVRAMLAYMPSNNMDDAPERPTDDPDDRADVALNSIVPEASNQPYDIKKVLDAVVDRGSFLEVHEHFAKNIVVGFARLGGRPVGVVANQPAVLAGCLDINASVKGARFVRFCDCFNIPLVVFEDVPGFLPGTEQEFGGIILHGAKLLYAFAEATVPKLTVITRKAYGGAYCVMASKHIRADFNFAWPSAEIAVMGSDGAVNIIHRGEIGAAGDGAALRAAKVAEYKDKFANPWIAAERGYVDEVIEPATTRRKLISCLRLLENKRDTNPPRKHGNIPL
- the gyrA gene encoding DNA gyrase subunit A — translated: MNEAENKLPINIEEEMRRSYLDYAMSVIIGRALPDVRDGLKPVHRRVLYAMYDTGNTADKPYKKSARTVGTVIGRFHPHGDQAVYDTIVRLAQDFSMRYTLVDGQGNFGSVDGDPPAAMRYTEIRLDKLAHEMTRDIEKETVDFGSNYDDSETEPLVLPAAFPNLLVNGSAGIAVGMATNIPPHNLGEVIDAIKLYVADNDVQLPELMKVIPGPDFPTAGFIYGVSGIRSAYETGRGRIIMRGRASIEELPHRKDRQAIIVTELPYQVNKALLIEEIASLVRDKRIEGISDIRDESDRDGIRMVLELKRDENPGVILNNLYKFTKLQSTFGVINLAIVHGRPQVLPLKEMLRHFVEFRREVVVRRTQYDLRKAEERAHILEGLKIAIDNLDEVISIIRAAKTPPEAKEALRLRFHFSELQAQAILDMRLQRLTGLERQKIVDEYEETLKLIEKLKAILASERMQLDIVVGELEALKEQFSDARRTEIVAHAEEISIEDLIQEEEVVITVSHTGYIKRTALSTYRSQRRGGKGRIGMTTRDEDAVRHLFVASTHDYILVFTSSGKMYWLKVHEIPDVSSSGRGRPVVNMIQIGPDEKVCAMLNVREFAEGKYVVMASRKGYIKKTALSAFSNVRANGIIALTLDPGDDVLGVDLSNGESEIFMATAKGKSIRYKETDVRPMGRNARGVIGIRMAEDDRLVEMEVLSGKPDVLSMTANGYGKRTAVAEYRLQGRGGSGIINIRTTGRNGLVVGATEISDEDQVLLITTHGKIIRMDASGISRIGRATQGVRLIQMEEGDQVVAAIRTAEREEEGKSAPVATAPDPDDTGGVEDDPVDDSPGDAS